A DNA window from Paralichthys olivaceus isolate ysfri-2021 chromosome 3, ASM2471397v2, whole genome shotgun sequence contains the following coding sequences:
- the uhrf1 gene encoding E3 ubiquitin-protein ligase UHRF1, whose protein sequence is MWIQVRTMDGKETHRVDSLSKLTKVDELRLKITELFNVEPERQRLFYRGKQMEDGHTIFDYNVGLNDIVQLLVRQKMPSVDVIKSKDKEAELSDSDSGCGSTQSESDKNSTHGEVEGQAAGTSAQANTPELVDLGFGFYKINELVDARDLNMGAWFEAQIMNVTKTPKTPIEEAAEAKSAEDEILYHVKYEDYPENGVIPLLAKDVRPRARTLYQWHQLEPGMIVMVNYNPDDPKERGYWYDAEIQRRRETRTVREIYAKIILGDAGDSLNDCRIKFLTEIYKIEEPGSLGDAPAGSESPLKRSNGPECKHCKDDPDKNCRWCNCHICGIKQDPDKQLLCDECDMAYHTYCLDPPITSIPEDEDWYCPGCRNDTSEVVLAGEKLKESKKKAKMASASSSSQRDWGKGMACVGRTKQCTIVPSNHYGPIPGIPVGSLWKFRVQVSESGVHRPHVAGIHGRSNDGAYSLVLAGGYEDDVDDGNEFTYTGSGGRDLSGNKRTAEQSCDQTLTHMNRALALNCNVPVNDKNGAESRSWKQGKPVRVVRSCKGRKHSKYSPEEGNRYDGIYKIVKYWPDKGKSGFLVWRYLLKRDDDEPAPWTRDGKDRIKKLGLTMQYPAGYQKEKENKNEAEEAAAAAATPSKAKRKRKSQGNESSKTSPAKNPKKVKVEVYKLSQEQKALIKNDKPNKKLWDEAMESLSLGPKFLNKVEEVFLCICCQEVVYQPITTECQHNVCRECLQRSFKAEVYTCPACRHDLGKNNSMTINKSLQDILNQFFPGYSNGR, encoded by the exons ATGTGGATTCAAGTGCGCACAATGGATGGGAAGGAAACCCACCGGGTGGATTCCCTGTCCAAACTCACCAAGGTGGACGAGCTGCGTCTCAAAATCACTGAGCTCTTCAACGTGGAGCCGGAAAGGCAGCGACTCTTCTACCGTGGCAAGCAG ATGGAAGACGGCCATACTATATTCGACTACAACGTTGGACTAAACGACATAGTGCAGCTGCTTGTTAGGCAGAAGATGCCCTCTGTTGATGTCATTAAAAGCAAGGACAAAGAGGCTGAGCTATCTGACTCTGACTCAGGCTGTGGCTCAACTCAGAGCGAATCTGACAAGAACTCCACTCACGGTGAGGTAGAAGGTCAAGCTGCCGGCACCTCTGCCCAGGCAAACACCCCAGAGCTCGTCGACCTGGGATTTGGATTTTACAAG atCAACGAGCTGGTGGATGCAAGAGACTTGAACATGGGAGCATGGTTTGAAGCCCAGATAATGAATGTTACGAAGACGCCAAAGACGCCAATAGAGGAGGCCGCAGAGGCCAAGTCAGCAGAGGATGAGATACTGTACCACGTTAAATATGAAGA CTACCCAGAAAACGGGGTCATTCCGTTGCTTGCCAAGGATGTTCGTCCGCGGGCCCGCACCTTGTACCAGTGGCACCAGCTGGAGCCAGGAATGATTGTAATGGTAAACTACAACCCAGATGACCCCAAGGAGCGTGGCTACTGGTATGATGCCGAAatccagaggaggagggagacgcGCACAGTGCGAGAAATCTATGCCAAGATTATCCTTGG TGATGCTGGAGACTCTCTAAATGATTGCCGGATCAagttcctgactgaaatttaCAAAATCGAGGAACCCGGTTCTCTGGGTGACGCTCCAGCAGGTTCTGAGAGTCCACTAAAAA GATCAAATGGACCCGAGTGTAAGCACTGTAAGGATGACCCTGATAAAAACTGTCGCTGGTGTAACTGTCACATCTGCGGCATCAAGCAGGATCCTGACAAACAGTTGCTGTGTGATGAATGTGACATGGCCTATCACACCTACTGCCTGGACCCCCCGATCACCTCCATCCCTGAAGACGAGGACTG GTATTGCCCAGGTTGCCGTAACGACACCAGTGAGGTTGTGTTGGCTGGAGAGAAGCTGAAGGAGAGCAAGAAGAAAGCAAAGATGGCTTCCGCCAGCTCTTCCAGCCAGAGGGACTGGGGCAAG GGAATGGCCTGTGTAGGTCGAACCAAGCAGTGCACTATCGTCCCGTCCAACCACTACGGCCCAATCCCTGGAATCCCTGTTGGCTCCTTGTGGAAGTTCAGAGTTCAG GTCAGCGAGTCTGGAGTCCACAGGCCACATGTAGCTGGAATTCACGGCAGGAGCAATGATGGTGCCTACTCTCTTGTCTTGGCTGGAGGTTACGAGGACGATGTg GACGATGGCAATGAGTTCACTTACACTGGCTCTGGAGGACGAGATCTGTCTGGAAATAAGAGGACTGCTGAGCAGTCATGTGATCAGACACTCACCCACATGAACAG GGCGCTGGCTCTCAACTGCAACGTCCCAGTCAATGACAAAAATGGAGCTGAATCCAGGAGCTGGAAGCAGGGCAAACCAGTTAGAGTTGTTCGCAGCTGCAAGGGTCGAAAGCACAGTAAATATTCCCCTGAGGAAGGAAACAGATATGATGGCATATACAAG ATTGTGAAGTACTGGCCTGACAAGGGGAAATCTGGCTTCTTGGTATGGCGCTATCTGCTGAAACGTGATGATGATGAGCCGGCACCATGGACAAGAGATGGCAAGGATCGCATCAAGAAGCTTGGTCTCACCATGCAG TATCCTGCCGGCTatcagaaagagaaggagaacaaaaatgaagcggaggaggcggcggcagcggcggcAACACCCAGCAAAGccaagaggaagagaaaatcTCAGGGCAATg AATCCTCTAAGACCTCGCCTGCTAAGAATCCAAAGAAAGTCAAGGTAGAGGTGTACAAGCTTTCCCAGGAGCAGAAGGCCCTCATCAAGAATGACAAGCCAAACAAGAAGCTGTGGGATGAAGCCATGGAGTCACTGTCACTTGGACCG aaaTTTTTGAACAAGGTTGAAGAagttttcctctgcatttgCTGCCAAGAAGTGGTCTATCAGCCCATCACCACAGAATGCCAACACAACGTCTGCAGG gaaTGCCTTCAGCGGTCCTTCAAAGCAGAGGTGTACACCTGCCCGGCCTGCAGACACGACCTGGGCAAAAACAACTCCATGACCATCAACAAATCTCTGCAGGATATTCTAAATCAGTTTTTCCCAGGGTACAGCAACGGGCGATGA